From a region of the Paenibacillus sp. R14(2021) genome:
- a CDS encoding L-ribulose-5-phosphate 4-epimerase, producing the protein MLEQLKEEVYQANLDLAKHGLVKFTWGNASAIDRDSGLFVIKPSGISYEKMKPSDMVVVDLDGKVVEGEMRPSSDTATHAVLYKHYPQIGGIVHTHSTWATIWAQAGLDVPVMGTTHADTFYGAVPCARFLNQDEVDRGYEAETGHVIIETFEKRGLDVLAIPAVLLQGHAPFTWGKDVKSAVVNSVVLEEVCKMNLYARQLNHFAKELPQGILDKHYLRKHGKDAYYGQK; encoded by the coding sequence TTGTTAGAACAATTGAAAGAAGAGGTTTATCAGGCAAATCTGGATTTGGCGAAGCATGGACTCGTGAAATTCACTTGGGGCAATGCGAGCGCCATCGATCGGGATAGCGGCCTGTTCGTCATTAAACCGAGCGGAATCAGCTATGAAAAGATGAAACCAAGCGACATGGTAGTCGTGGATCTCGACGGCAAAGTGGTGGAGGGAGAGATGAGACCTTCCTCCGATACCGCGACTCACGCCGTATTGTATAAGCATTATCCGCAAATCGGCGGCATCGTGCATACCCACTCGACTTGGGCAACCATCTGGGCGCAAGCGGGACTGGATGTGCCCGTTATGGGAACGACGCATGCGGACACCTTCTATGGCGCCGTGCCTTGCGCACGGTTCTTGAACCAAGACGAGGTTGACCGGGGATACGAAGCGGAGACGGGTCACGTTATTATCGAAACGTTCGAGAAGCGCGGATTGGATGTCTTGGCGATCCCGGCCGTTCTGCTCCAGGGACATGCGCCTTTCACTTGGGGCAAAGACGTGAAGTCGGCGGTCGTGAACAGCGTCGTGCTGGAGGAAGTGTGCAAAATGAATCTGTACGCGCGGCAATTGAACCATTTTGCCAAAGAACTGCCGCAAGGCATTCTGGATAAGCACTATCTCCGGAAACACGGGAAAGACGCCTACTACGGGCAGAAGTAA